A window from Malassezia japonica chromosome 1, complete sequence encodes these proteins:
- a CDS encoding carboxypeptidase C (COG:O; MEROPS:MER0001524; EggNog:ENOG503NWF4; SECRETED:SignalP(1-18)) — protein MKYAVGSFLLALAGAAYAAQAPFQLPSREPAGVDASEYRVLSHPSLPAHSLRLRRVPDGVCERKGVVSWSGYLDVDLDMVYSREDKLYGAAGTKPPPGIVEHFYFWAFESRNDKHTDPVTLWLNGGPGCSSFTGLLMELGPCNAAPPKDGVPGTAWNEHAWNTNSSMIFLDQPTGVGFSYASWKNASREDAPPSRIFDTAHAARDVSAFLHLLATDSTNNVVSVETLPGSPLPAFTEFHMAGESYAGRYLPLIASQIVKDNKRLIAQPETGLLPIPLDSILIGNGITSPVHQNKAFVQYACTNATGNGPFLEKRTCDKMWDKWPVCKKMLEKCNREPGNVPYNREACVNANNFCSGALSSPWDATNSSVYDWDHKPTYDEEEYVAAFLNYNETRRALGIDPLGAGDKHDGKFVGCSDRVYEDFETTGDGARESTWAVKHVLANGVRVLSYSGTRDFICNYIGNGNWLYDLEWEGGDKFRKAPLEPWYLEGSSEPAGHFRTYGNLTFATVDAAGHFVPHDQPEAALTMFQRWEHGKVKGRLD, from the coding sequence ATGAAGTACGCCGTGGGAAGCTTTTTGTTGGCGctggcgggcgccgcgtaTGCCGCGCAGGCCCCGTTCCAGCTGCCGAGCCGCGAGCCGGCTGGCGTTGATGCGTCCGAGTACCGCGTGCTCTCGCACCCCTCGCTGCCCGCGCactcgctgcgcctgcgccgcgtcccgGATGGCGTGTGCGAGCGCAAGGGCGTCGTGTCCTGGTCGGGCTACCTCGACGTGGATCTGGACATGGTGTACAGCCGCGAAGACAAGCTGTACGGTGCTGCGGGCACCAAGCCCCCGCCCGGCATTGTCGAGCACTTTTACTTCTGGGCCTTTGAGTCGCGCAATGATAAGCACACGGATCCCGTGACGCTGTGGCTGAACGGCGGCCCGGGCTGCTCGTCGTTTACGGGATTGCTGATGGAGCTGGGCCCGTGCAATGCGGCTCCGCCCAAGGACGGTGTGCCGGGCACAGCGTGGAATGAACACGCGTGGAACACCAACTCGTCAATGATCTTCCTCGACCAGCCGACCGGCGTCGGCTTCTCGTATGCCTCGTGGAAGAACGCCTCGCGggaggacgcgccgccgtcgcgcatctttgacacggcgcacgccgcgcgcgacgtgagCGCCTTCCTGCACCTGCTCGCGACCGACAGCACGAACAATGTCGTGTcggtcgagacgctgccGGGCAGCCCTCTGCCTGCCTTTACCGAGTTCCACATGGCCGGTGAGTCGTATGCGGGCCGCTACCTGCCGCTTATCGCGAGCCAGATCGTGAAGGACAACAAGCGCCTGATCGCACAGCCCGAGACTGGCCTGCTCCCGATCCCGCTCGACTCGATTCTGATCGGCAACGGTATCACCTCGCCCGTGCACCAGAACAAGGCGTTTGTGCAGTACGCGTGCACGAACGCGACCGGCAACGGCCCCTTCCTCGAGAAGCGCACCTGCGACAAGATGTGGGACAAGTGGCCCGTCTGCAAGAAGATGCTCGAGAAGTGCAACCGCGAGCCGGGCAACGTGCCGTACAACCGCGAGGCCTGTGTGAACGCCAACAACTTCTGCAGTGGCGcgctctcgtcgccgtgGGACGCGACGAACTCGTCCGTCTACGACTGGGACCACAAGCCGACgtacgacgaggaggagtaCGTCGCCGCGTTCCTGAACTACAacgagacgcgccgcgcgctgggtATCGacccgctcggcgcgggcgacaaGCACGACGGCAAGTTTGTCGGCTGCTCGGACCGCGTCTACGAGGACTTTGAGAcgaccggcgacggcgcgcgcgagagcACCTGGGCCGTGAAGCATGTGCTTGCGAACGGCGTGCGTGTGCTCAGCTACTCGGGCACGCGCGACTTCATCTGCAACTACATCGGCAACGGCAACTGGCTCTACGACCTCGAGTGGGAGGGCGGCGACAAGTTCCGCAAGGCCCCGCTCGAGCCCTGGTACCTCGAGGGCAGCTCGGAGCCGGCCGGCCACTTCCGCACCTACGGCAACCTGACCTTTGCGACGGTAGACGCCGCAGGCCACTTTGTGCCGCACGATcagcccgaggcggcgctgacCATGTTCCAGCGCTGGGAGCACGGCAAGGTCAAGGGCCGCCTTGATTAG
- a CDS encoding uncharacterized protein (COG:K; BUSCO:EOG09263FKC; EggNog:ENOG503P2QH) produces the protein MKYLEYPELEVLSRSLTFELSECKVFTRLEAYSCKAVNKEKRLFKSLESSYLLSASSSPPGYLDEALASPFGRLDQPSARKTLFLLIATLNGAFPDHDFSNVNPTDFIRETSPTMVLSSLTSTLQSLKSGTGSPHSLGSFTNSIEDSVLLARSPMSSEVRTPTASSSTAPGTGASRSAHTSLSSVLDEIINIADCEVYSFHPDMDSDPHASAEPDEEGGEMDEGDPYDEGYSVDAGGVVSRGGTPADEDEDVEMTDAPVFDEEVFEGGFGRAPPAAAHQRHASASSVSEAESPQMYDEDDLGGTGAGLLWSTFAFFYNRRMKRILFVSVWSRKNTAPTPATWSSPSLAATRPIAPVRGMDLGAPALTTASLPAKLASERLGEHLLTPTASPAKVPARLRTEPYHSTRRARSSAMDVAPRIQRHRRSARDRSASNSPAPSALSPFPHAQQAPSQAPRAAPPRFSSLDAAVHSVSAPTVAATMALGNTPSRLASSPPAVKRSGAAPPSALSASTKRTRVTEGAPQ, from the coding sequence ATGAAGTACCTCGAGTACCCCGAGCTCGAAGTGCTCTCGCGCTCGTTGACGTTTGAGTTATCAGAATGCAAGGTATTCACGCGTCTTGAGGCGTACTCCTGCAAAGCAGTCAACAAGGAGAAGCGGCTGTTCAAGTCGCTCGAGTCCTCCTATCTCCtctccgcctcgagctcgccccCGGGTTAtctggacgaggcgctcgcgtcgccgtTCGGGAGACTTGAccagccgagcgcgcgcaagACGCTATTCTTGCTGATCGCGACGCTGAATGGCGCGTTTCCCGATCACGACTTTAGCAACGTGAACCCCACCGATTTCATACGCGagacctcgccgacgatgGTGCTCAGCAGTCTCACATCCACACTGCAGTCGCTCAAGAGCGGGACAGGGTCGCCGCACAGCCTCGGGAGCTTTACCAATTCCATCGAGGACTCGGTGCTCCTCGCACGGTCGCCGATGAGCAGCGAGGtccgcacgccgaccgcctcgtcgagcaccgcgccgggcacgggcgcgtcgcgctccgcacatacctcgctctcgtccgtgctcgacgagatcaTCAATATCGCCGACTGCGAAGTCTACTCGTTCCACCCAGACATGGACTCGGACCCGCACGCAAGCGCAGAGCCGGACGAAGAGGGCGGCGAGATGGACGAGGGCGACCCGTACGACGAGGGGTATAGCGTGGacgcgggcggcgtcgtgtCCCGGGGGGGGACaccggccgacgaggacgaggacgtggAAATGACCGACGCCCCGGTATTCGACGAGGAGGTGTTTGAAGGAGGGTTcggccgcgcaccgccggcggccgcacaCCAGCGGCACGCTTCCGCGTCGTCCGTGAGCGAGGCCGAGTCTCCGCAGATGTACGATGAGGACGATTTGGgcggcacaggcgctgGTCTCTTGTGGTCGACCTTTGCTTTCTTTTACAACCGACGCATGAAGCGCATCTTGTTCGTGAGTGTATGGAGCCGCAAGAACACGGCACCAACACCAGCGACATGGAGCAGcccgtcgctcgcggcgacgcggcccaTCGCGCCCGTACGCGGCATGGACctcggcgcaccggcgctcACAACGGCATCGCTCCCGGCAAAGCTCGCGTCCGAGCGCCTGGGAGAGCATCTGCTCACGCCGACCGCATCGCCCGCCAAGGTGCCAGCAcggctgcgcaccgagccTTACCACagcacacgccgcgcacgcagctcggcgatggacgtggcgccgcgcatccagcggcaccggcgcagcgcacgcgaccgctcggcgtcgaaTAGCCCTGCGCCATCGGCGCTTTCCCCGTTCCCGCACGCACAGCAGGCGCCAagccaggcgccgcgcgccgcaccgccgaggtTCTCGTCGCTGGACGCGGCCGTGCACAGCGTCAGTGCGCCGAcggtcgccgcgacgaTGGCGCTGGGCAATACGCCGTCGCGTCTCgcgtcctcgccgccggctgTCAAGCGAagtggcgctgcgccgccctcggcgctgtCCGCGAGCACAAAGCGCACTCGCGTCACGGAAGGGGCGCCCCAGTAG